TCACTACAAGATGGTGCCGGGTAACACGGTAGACGTTCATGTGGCGGCCAAGGGCGGCGGCTCGGAAGCCAAATCCAAATTTGCCATGCTGAATCCGTCTGATTCAGTGGTGGACTGGGTGCTGAAGATGGTGCCGCAGATGGGTGCCGGCTGGTGTCCGCCTGGTATGCTGGGTATTGGTATTGGCGGTACTGCCGAGAAGGCGATGGAGCTGGCGAAAGAAGCCCTTCTGGATCCGATCGATATTCACGACCTGCAGGCCCGTGGTGCGTCCAACCGCTCTGAAGAGCTGCGCCTGGAGTTGTTTGAGAAGGTGAACGAGCTGGGTATCGGCGCCCAGGGGCTGGGTGGTCTGACCACGGTTCTGGATGTGAAAGTTAAGGATTTCCCGACACACGCGGCCAACAAGCCGGTGGCGATTATTCCGAACTGTGCGGCTACCCGTCACGCGCACTTTGTGCTGGATGGCTCTGGTCCGTCTCTGCAGACTCCGCCGAGCCTGGACGACTGGCCGGAAATCACCTGGGAAGTGGGTGAGAACGTTCGCCGTGTGAACCTGGACACCGTGACTCCGGAAGACGTCAAAGACTGGCAGCCCGGTGAAACCGTTCTGCTGTCTGGCAAGATGCTGACCGGCCGTGATGCTGCTCATAAGAAGATGGTAGACATGATCGAGCGGGGCGAAGAGCTGCCGGTGGATCTGAAAGGCCGCTTCATCTATTACGTAGGCCCGGTTGATCCGGTGCGCGAAGAGGTGGTTGGCCCGGCTGGCCCCACCACGGCCACCCGTATGGACAAGTTCACCGACACCATGCTGGAGAAAACCGGCCTGACCGGCATGATCGGTAAAGCCGAGCGTGGCCAGGTCGCCATTGACGCAATCAAGAAGCACGGCGCGGTATACCTGATGGCGGTGGGCGGTGCGGCTTACCTGGTGTCCAAGGCGATCAAAGGTGCCGAGGTGGTGGCCTTCGAAGAGCTGGGAATGGAAGCCATCTACGAGTTCGAAGTGGAAGATATGCCGGTAACCGTAGCGGTGGATTCCCGCGGCAGCTCCGTGCACCAGACCGGCCCGGTCGAGTGGCACGACAAGATCATTGCTGCCAAAGCGGTTTGATCTGAGTCTTTGTTAGTCTCAGTGGCAGCCTTGAGTGTTCGGCTCAGGGCTGCCACTGAAAGTCCTTCATCTTTACCTTTCCTTTATACACCTCAACGCCTTCCAGTCTCAGCTTCTCGGTTTGAAGCTGGCAGGTTTCTGTGCCTTCAGGAAAAGCGATCTGGCCGTTGCTACGGATAACCCGGTGCCAGGGGATGCTGTGGCCGGCAGGCAGTTTGCCCAGTGCCCGGCCAACAAAACGCGCCTGCCGGCCCAGGCCGGCCATGGCGGCGACCTGGCCGTAGCTGGCCACCCTTCCTTGCGGAATGGCGGCCACTACCTGCCAGATCTTTTGCTCTTTTGTCGGTTCTTTGTCGAACTCGTCCATTCAGAGCCTCATGCGTCTGCGCACTAGAGACGCAGGGCGCCGTCTACTTCGATCATACGTCCGGAGACATAGTCGTTCTCGAAGATGAACGCCACGGCAGAGGCAATCTCTTCGGGCTTGCCCATGCGCTTGAGCGGGATGCCGGCGGTCATTTTCTCCAGGGCTTCCGGTTTCATGGAGGCGGTCATTTCGGTTTCGATGAAGCCGGGGGCGATGCCCATGCAGCGGATGCCATAGCGGGCCAGCTCTTTGGCCCAGACCGGCACCAGGGCCGATACGCCAGCCTTGGCGGCGGAGTAGTTGCTCTGGCCCATGTTGCCAGCGCGGGAGATGGAGGCGATGTTGATGATGGCGCCCTGGTCACCGTTTTCGATCATGCGGGTGGCGGCTTCGCGGCCGCACAGGAACACGCCGGTGAGGTTTACATCAATGACGGACTGCCACTGGGCCAGTTCCATGCGTTTTTCCAGTTTGCCGTCTTTGAATTTCACCATCAGGCCGTCGCGCAGAATGCCGGCGTTGTTCACCAGGCCGTTCAGGTGGCCAAAGTCGTTGATGATGGCCTGGAAGGTTTTCTCAACATCGTCTTCTTTAGCGACGTTGCAGACATAGGTTTTGGCATCGCCACCGGCTTTTTGGCAGGCGTCGGCGGCTTCCGCCAGTTTGTCTTCCATCAGGTCGATGAGGGCGAGTTTGGCGCCTTTGGCTGCCAGGTACTCTGCCATGGCGCGGCCGAGGCCCTGGCCGCCGCCGGTGATTGCGATCACGGAATCTTGAAGTTTCATGGTTTGCCCTAATTAAGTTCAGAGGTGGTTTACGTTCTCTGTGTGTCTGCATCGTTTTTATAAGGAGGCATTTTGCCCGTTTTCCTATTTCTTTTCATTATTATGCCCATCGCTGAGATGGTGGTTCTGATCAAGGTCGGCGGCCTGATCGGGGTGTTGAACACCATCGGGCTGGTGCTGCTGACCGCCGTCATTGGCGCCTGGCTATTGCGTCAGCAGGGGCTGGCTACGTTGTTGCGGGCGAACCAGCGGTTGAACAGCGGCGAATTGCCGGCAAAGGAAGTGGCCGAGGGGCTGATTCTGGCCGTGGGCGGGGCCTTGTTGCTGACACCGGGGTTTATTACCGATGCGGTGGGGTTTGCCTGTTTGTTGCCGGGGTCCCGGCACTGGCTCGCGGCGAAGGCTTTGAAGCGAATGACGGTAGCCGGCCAGAGTCGGAGCTTTTATTTTGGTACAGGCGGTGGTGCCGGGCCATTCGGGCAGGGGCCGTTTGAAGGGCATGGACCGTTCGGGCCGCAGCGTCCGTTTGATCGGGATGCCAATGGCGACATTATTGAAGGCGAATATCAGGATCAGACGGAGAGCGATCGGGAACGCCTTGAGCGGGCACGGGAGCGCGGTGAGGGCGACGAAAAAAAGTGAAATTTTTTTCGCTCTGGGTGTTGAAAACGTTGGTGGCAACCCCATTAACTCACCACAGATTCGTCTCGGGCTGAAAACTGCTGTCTATCAGTGGCTTGGATGCCGAGGCAATTTGTCCGGTCCGGGGTTCCGGCCAGACACTTTTAACATGCAATTGTCATTGCCACATTAATCTGACTATTGGAGAAACCGAGCAATGAAAATTCGTCCGCTACACGATCGTGTTGTCGTACGCCGTAAGGAAGAAGAAGAGAAAACTGCGGGTGGCATCGTGCTGCCGGGTAACGCCAAAGAGAAGCCCTCCCAGGGTGAGGTAGTTGCTGTGGGCAATGGCCGTATTCTGGATAACGGCGAAACCCGTGCACTGGCGGTCAAGGTGGGTGACACCGTGGTCTTCGGTCAGTATGCCGGTAACACCGTAAAGGTTGACGGTGAAGAGCTGCTCATCATGAGCGAAAGCGAAATCTACGGCGTGCTTGAGTGATCGCATCAGCGATAAGTACGAACGCTCATTAATCCGATCTTATTCAACTTCGGTTTAACGAACAGGAATAGAAGACATGGCAGCAAAAGACGTTAAATTCGGTGATAGCGCCCGCAAACGCATGGTTGCAGGTGTAAACATCCTGGCAGACGCAGTCAAGGTAACCCTGGGCCCGAAAGGCCGTAACGTGGTTCTGGAGAAGTCCTTCGGCGCTCCGACCGTGACCAAAGACGGTGTGTCTGTGGCCAAGGAAATCGAGCTGAAAGACAAGTTCGAGAACATGGGCGCGCAGATGGTCAAGGAAGTTGCTTCCCAGGCCAACGAAACCGCTGGTGACGGTACCACTACCGCAACGGTTCTGGCCCAGTCCATCGTCAATGAGGGTATCAAGGCAGTGACTGCCGGCATGAACCCGATGGATCTGAAACGCGGTATCGACAAGGGTACGGCTGAAGCCGTTAAAGCGATCCGTGAAATGGCCAAGCCCTGCGACGACAGCCGCATGATCGCCCAGGTTGGTACGATTTCTGCCAACGGTGACGAGACCATCGGCAAGATCATTGCGGACGCCATGGAGCGCGTAGGCAAAGAAGGCGTCATCACCGTTGAGGAAGGCCGTGGCCTGGAAGACGAGCTGGACGTGGTAGAAGGTATGCAGTTTGACCGCGGCTACCTGAGCCCGTACTTCATCAACAACCAGGACAACATGTCTGCCGAGCTGGACGACCCGTACATCCTGCTGGTTGACAAGAAAATCTCCAACATCCGCGAACTGCTGCCGGTGCTGGAAGCTGTGGCCAAGGCTGGCAAGCCGCTGCAGATCATCGCCGAAGACATCGAAGGCGAAGCCCTGGCCACTCTGGTTGTGAACAACATGCGTGGCATCGTTAAGGTGAACGCGGTTAAAGCACCTGGCTTTGGTGACCGTCGTAAGGAAATGCTGCAGGACATCGCCATCCTGACCGGTGGTACCGTGATTTCCGAGGAAGTAGGCCTGACCCTGGAGAACACCACTCTGGATGACCTGGGTACTGCCAAGCGCGTTAACGTGACCAAGGAAAACACCACTCTGATCGGCGGTGCCGGTGCTCAGGGCGATATCGAAGCCCGCGTTGAGCAGATCCGCAAGCAGATCGAAGACAGCACTTCTGACTACGACAAAGAGAAACTGCAAGAGCGCGTAGCCAAGCTGGCGGGCGGTGTTGCCGTGATCAAGGTTGGTGCCGGCTCTGAAGTGGAAATGAAAGAGAAGAAAGCCCGCGTTGAAGACGCGCTGCACTCCACCCGCGCCGCCGTTGAAGAAGGCATCGTAGCCGGTGGTGGTGTTACCCTGATCCGCGCCATTGCGGCTCTGGACAAGGTAGACGCCATCAACGAAGAGCAGAAAGCCGGCGTGAACATTCTGCGCCGTGCCATGGAAGCGCCGCTGCGTCAGATCGTATTCAACGCAGGTGGTGAGTCCTCTGTTGTGGTTGCCAAGGTGAAAGAAGGCGAAGGTTCCTTCGGCTTCAACGCCGCAACCGAGCAGTACGGCGACATGCTGGAAATGGGTATCCTGGATCCTGCCAAGGTCACCCGTTCTTCCCTGCAGGCGGCTGCCTCCGTAGCATCCTTGATCATCACCACCGAGGCGATGGTTGCGGACGAGCCTGAAGACGAGAAGTCTGGCGGCATGCCAGACATGGGCGGAATGGGCGGAATGGGAGGCATGGGCGGCATGATGTAATGCCGGCCAGGTCCCGACCAGATCTCAGTTTCTGAGGTCTGGCCCGATCTACCCCTGAAAAACCCCGCGCTGGTTCACACTGGTGCGGGGTTTTTCGTTATTTTTGTCATGAACTTGCCTAATGGCTTTGTTAGACTCGGTTACCCGTTCATTAACGTGCAAAACTCAATGACTGAACCCCAAGCCAAGCCTTTCCTGCGCCCTGCCAAGATCCTGCTGCTGTTGCTGCTTGGCTTCCTGGGGTATGGGGTGGTGCTGGTGCTGTGGGTGCCGGCGGGGTGGGTTTGGCACCAGGCTTCCCGGCATGTCCAGTTACCGCCGCAGGTAGTGGTGCAACAGGTGTCGGGTAGGCTCTGGGATGGCGCCGCAGGCGTTGTGGTTGCCGGTTTTCCAGCCCGGGTGCAGTGGACGTTGGGGTGGCCCTCGCTGACCGGGTTGGAGTTACCGATTGGAATTTCCTTGGCGTCGTCACAATCCCGGGTGGAGGGAGCTGCTAGTATCGGTTGGCCGGGTAACCTGGATGTGACGGCCCGCGGCCGGATAGCGGTCGAGGAATTCGAAGATCTGATTCGTCAGAGTGGCGGAGCCATGATTGAAGGGGACGTCAGTATCGATCGACTGCGTCTGGTCTTCGCGGATAACCGATTGCAGCAAGCCGACGGTGTCGGGCGCTGGAATGGCGGGCTGGTTACCTGGCCTATGGGGAATCAGACCGGGCAGGCAGAGTTCCCGCCTATGCAGGCCAATATAGATACCACCGAGGGTGGCGTTGCGTTGACGGTATCGGAGCAGGGCGGCGATGGCCCCGCCGCAGATGCCAGTATTCTTTGGGACGGCATGATGGAGCTCAGGGTGTATAAGCGCATGGTTGACCTGGCGCAGCAGCCATGGCCCGACAGTGCGCGCCCGGGTGATGTGGTGTTCCGGGTTCGTCAGCCAATACTGCCGGGAGGGTTCTGACGTGGCAGGATTGGCAGTACATCATCAGGAGCGTCTATCCAGAGCCCTTGCAAACATTATTCTGGTCGCCCTGGTGCTTTATCTTAGTATTTCGGCGGCCAAACTGACCTGGCTGTATGCATGGTCTGATCGGCCGGTTCCGGATGTCCCGGCACAGTTGGGTGGCCAACCTGGCGCCCAGAACCGGGTACCCCAGGCTTCCATCGCCGGTTACGAATTCTTCGGCCGGCCAGAGCAGCAGGCCGGTGTGGCAGAGGTTGTTCGCCGCAGCGCACCGGAAACCGGGTTACGGTTGCGCCTCGAGGGGGTGCTGATAGGGCAGCGGCCGGAAGACTCCGGTGCTATAGTTGCCGGAAGCAATGGTGAAACCGAGTATTACCGGGTAGGTGAAACCCTGCCTGGTAATGCAGAGCTGGCCGAGGTGGAATCAGACCGCATTCTGATTCGGCGTGGCGGCCGCTATGAGTCACTCGCATTTGAAGAACAGCTGGACTCTTCGGTAATGGTTGCGGACGCACCGGTTCAGGCGGCAGAATCGCCCGATGATTTCCTGGCCGGGGCCAGGCAGCAGCTGGATGCAGAAGGGGCTGCGGCATTGGCGGCTTATGGCTTACGGCCAGCGGATGACAGCGGCGCTTCTGGGTATGTGTACGATGGCTCCAACCCGATGCTCAATGCGGTCAATCTGCGCCAGGGCGATGTCATTACTGCCATTAACGGTCAGCGCCTGGGTGATGTAGAACAGGATAAATCCCTGCTGGAAGACTGGCGTAGCCAGGCCCAGCTGGATATCGAGATAGAACGAGACGGCTCCATACTGACCGTTAGCTATGCCATACCCGAGCAGTGGCGCTGATCGGGAACATTACAACAGGACGATATCGCCAGATGTATAACCACAAGACCAACGTACTCCGGACCCTCGTGTTTCTTCTGCTGTTGCCGATCCTATCGGTGGCTCAGGCACAGGATGAAACCTGGCGGTTGAACCTCAAGGATGCGGACATCCGGGCCTTTGTCACTCAGGTGGCGGATATTACCGGGTACAGTTTTGTGGTGGACCCCAGGGTAAAGGGCAAGGTGACCGTGCTGTCCAGTGCGCCCATGAACAAGCACGAAATCTATGATCTGTTTCTGGCGGTATTGAATGTGCACGGTTTCACCGCCATTCCCGGGGAAGAAGTCATCAAGATTATCCAGCAGGTGGATGCAAAGCAGTCTGCCGAGATTCTGGATCGATTCGAGGTTACCCCGTCTGAACAGCTGATTACCCGGGTTATCCAGATTGATAACGCCAATGCCCTTGAGCTGGTGCCGATCCTGCGGCCGCTGGTGGCAAAGTATGGTCATCTGGCCGGTGTGGCTGCGGCAAATGCCCTGATTGTCAGTGATCATTCATCGAACATTCAGCGAATTGAGCAGATTGTTCGCGAACTCGACAGCCCTTCCAAATACGAGGTTGAAGTTATCCAGCTCAGGGAAGCCTGGGTGGGTGACATGGTCAAACTCCTGCAGGAGCTCGCGCCCGATGAATTGCGTCGTGGCAGCGGTGACAGTTCCGCGAGAAAGTACAGCGTGACGGCGGATGAGCGGAGCAATCGGCTGATCCTCAGGGGCGACGAGACTTTTCGTGACAAAATGCGGGGCTTGATTCGTCAGCTTGATCAGCCCTCGGCAACTGGCGGCGCGACAAAAGTCATCCGACTCAAGCACGCTGACTCCAAAGCCCTGACCGAAATTCTAAAGGGCGTGATGGGCGAAGTGGTGCGGGAATCGAGTACCGGCAGTGGCTCCGGGGGCAGTGGCTCATCGGGTAGCCGTTCCGCAAGCTTCTCGGTGTTCGCCGATGAAGGTTTGAATGCGCTGGTTGTCCGTGGCGAGCCGTCGTTGATGCAGGAAGCCGAGCAGATTGTGGCGGCTCTGGATGTGCGCCGGGCTCAGGTGATGATTGAAGCGGCGATTGTCGAGATCAGTGACGAGCTGGGCGATCAGTTGGGTGTCCAACTGGCAGCTGGTGATGAGTCTGCCAACGCCTTCCCGGTAATGGGCACTAACCTTACCAGTGGTGAGGGCATGCTGGGGCTGAACTCGGTGATTGGTGCGCTGGTAGGCGATACCCTGCCGCAGTTGGGCGGCGGCATTACGGTCGGCGCTGGCCAGCGTGATCGGGACGGTCTCACCTGGGGGATTCTGATTCAGGCGCTGTCTTCCTCATCCGCTGCCAACCTGCTTTCGACACCGAGCATCATTACCCTGGATAATCAGGAATCCGAGATTATTGTGGGCCAGAACGTGCCGTTCCGGACGGGGCAGTCGACGGTTACCGGTGATGGAACCACCAACCCGTTTACCACCATTGAACGCCGTGATGTGGGCCTTTCCCTGAAAGTAACACCGACCATCAGTGCCGACGGCCTGGTTCGGCTGGTGGTCGAGCAGACCACCGAGGATATCTCTACCACGACGGTCTCCGGCGCCTCCGATTTGATCACTAACAAACGTGAGATCAAAACCACTGTGCTCGCCGATGATGGTGAAACCGTGGTTCTGGGCGGGCTGATCAAGGATGACTTCCAGGTCAACAAGAGTAAGGTGCCGCTGCTAGGGGATATCCCGTTGCTTGGGCGCCTGTTCTCATCGGAGTCTGAAACCCGCATCAAGCGTAACCTGCTGGTCTTCCTGAGGCCGACCATTATGCTCGGCAAAGACGAGAGCGTGGCTGCCACTACCGAGAAGTTTAACCAGCTGTGGGACGTAAACCTTGAAGTCCGCGAAAAGCTCGGCCTGCCCGCCCCGGAAGACCAGCCCTCGGTGGATATGCTGTTCCAGGGGCGCAGGGAGTAGGGTCTTAAGGGTCTGTCCCTCAGGGTCTGTCCCCGAACGGGGACTGACCCATTTTGGCAGGCCGAGTAGGTAGTTAGGCTTGGTTGCCATAGACGGGCAAAGGTGGGTCAGTCTCTCAGGGTCTGTCCCCGCAGGGGACTGACCCATTTTGGAAGACTAGATACGCGGTTAGAATTGGGTGCAACAGACGGGCAAAAGTGGGTCAGTCCCCGTTCGGGGACTGACCCTAGAGCGGCGGCATCGGGCAATCCAGCTGATCTGCTACCAGCCGCATTAACTCATACTCCCGCACATCCACCTTGCCATCGTGGGTCACGCAGTAGCCGCAGGCGTCGATGACGGCGGGCTTCAGCAGCGGCGACAGCCGATTCAGTATTTCCAGCGCTTCTCTCAGTTCCCGCATGGACACCTTCCCGGCTCTGCTTTCTTCCTGACCGGTACCAAAGCCGGCCATGGCTTCGAGATACAGCTTGTCCGCATCCTCAGGGGTGTCGGTGCCGGCCCGGGCAAACAGGCTGAGCAGGCGCCGCAGGGCCGGCATCACCTGGCGATAGTTCCGGTATTTGACCGGTACAACCTGTTCTGCGCCAAGCCCGAGATGCCGGTTCAGGAAGGTGGTCAGGGCCAGCTCGAACAGGCTGACCCGGTTGTCGGCTGCAACCAGCTTCTGAACGTTTTCAAGCAGGGCGTCGCGTTCGTCCGGGTCCAGTTTCCGCAATGCCGGCATGGCCAGTTCCAGTACCGGGAAGCGTGCAGTTTCACCCAGTCTTGCCAGGGCTGGCAGCATCTTGTCCAGCAGGTCTGGCTGCGCGCCCAGTAGCGGGTGTTCGGTTAACAGCGCCAGTCGTTGTTTCTGGATGCTCGGCGAAAGATCAAAGATCAGCAGGGCATAGCACAGCTGAATTGCGCCGGCGCGGGTGTAGAGCAGGTTACGGAAGGTGGATGGCAATTGTTCCAGAAGCTGGACGGCAAAGGCTTCGCTCTGGGCGCTGACGGTGCCTACCCGTGTGGACAACTTTTCAGCCAGCTGTGGAGTGTCGGGTGCCAGGGAAGAGCGTAGCGGTGATGAGCTACCACGGCCCCTGGCAGGCGCGACAACCTGGTTGACCAGATCGTTCAGGCCTGCTTTGCCGGCTGGCCTGGTGGTGTCCTGGCGCAGCTTTTGGCTTGGTTCAGTGTCTCTCAGGCGGCTGCGCAGGCGAGCCAGCATGCCGGGCTGGATGGCATTGATGCGTTCGTTGATGGGCGGGTGGGACGCGAGCAGGGTGCTGAACTTCATCCGTGCCGACTCACCAAAACACATGTGGTTCATATCGCTGGCATGGCTGGTGGTATCCAGGTAGCCGCCCTTCATGCCAATTTTGAACAGGGCGCTGCCTATGCCCTCGGGGTTACGGGTAAATTGTACGGAGGAGGCGTCCGCCAGCATTTCCCTTTGCCGGGATACCGCTGCCTGAATCAGCCGGCCGAAGAACACACCCACATAGCCGATGATCATCAGGGCCAAACCGATCAGGCCCATTGCAGCCTGCGCACGGCCATCCCGATTTCGGCTTCGGCCGCCGCTGTAGAAACCTGCCCGAAGCAGGAACTGGCCAATCTGACCAAGCATCAGAATGCCGGCCAGCAGCGCAATCAGTCGGACGTTAATGCGCATATCGCCATTCAATATATGGCTGAACTCGTGCCCCACCACGCCCTGAAGCTCGTCTCTGGTGAGGTGGGTAAGTGCGCCGTGGGTAACCACCATAACGGCCTCACCAGGCGTGTAGCCGGCCACAAAGGCGTTGATGCTGGTTTCGTTGTCCATCACGTAAAGGTCTGGCACGGGCACGCCACTGGCGATGGCCATTTCCTCCACGATGTTGCGAAGCTTGCGTTCTTCGGGATCGTTGGTGTCGGGCTCAATCGGGCGGGCGCCCACCATTTTTGCCACCCGGCTACCGCCACCGGCCAGGTCTGCCCAGCGAACCAGCGAGCCGACCCCTATAAGCAACACCACCGCAAGTGCGGTGGTGAGTCCGTGGCTGGAGGTCAGCCAGTAATGGAAGGGTAGAACCGAGGTTTGGCTGCGGGTGACCAGATACCCGACCAGGCAAACAGCCAGGGTAATCAATGTGACGGCTGTCAGAAACAGGACGATTAACAGGCCGGTATTGCGCCGGGCATGGGCCTGGCGCTGGAAGAAACCGGGGTTTGCCATGATTCAG
The window above is part of the Marinobacter sp. THAF197a genome. Proteins encoded here:
- the gspN gene encoding type II secretion system protein N; this translates as MTEPQAKPFLRPAKILLLLLLGFLGYGVVLVLWVPAGWVWHQASRHVQLPPQVVVQQVSGRLWDGAAGVVVAGFPARVQWTLGWPSLTGLELPIGISLASSQSRVEGAASIGWPGNLDVTARGRIAVEEFEDLIRQSGGAMIEGDVSIDRLRLVFADNRLQQADGVGRWNGGLVTWPMGNQTGQAEFPPMQANIDTTEGGVALTVSEQGGDGPAADASILWDGMMELRVYKRMVDLAQQPWPDSARPGDVVFRVRQPILPGGF
- a CDS encoding FxsA family protein — its product is MPVFLFLFIIMPIAEMVVLIKVGGLIGVLNTIGLVLLTAVIGAWLLRQQGLATLLRANQRLNSGELPAKEVAEGLILAVGGALLLTPGFITDAVGFACLLPGSRHWLAAKALKRMTVAGQSRSFYFGTGGGAGPFGQGPFEGHGPFGPQRPFDRDANGDIIEGEYQDQTESDRERLERARERGEGDEKK
- a CDS encoding fumarate hydratase gives rise to the protein MTTVIRQDDLIESVADALQFISYYHPKDFIQAVYEAYQREESQAAKDAMAQILINSRMCAQGHRPICQDTGIVTVFVNIGMDVKFECDMPLDDVINEGVRRAYTHPDNVLRASVLADPDGKRQNTKDNTPAIIHYKMVPGNTVDVHVAAKGGGSEAKSKFAMLNPSDSVVDWVLKMVPQMGAGWCPPGMLGIGIGGTAEKAMELAKEALLDPIDIHDLQARGASNRSEELRLELFEKVNELGIGAQGLGGLTTVLDVKVKDFPTHAANKPVAIIPNCAATRHAHFVLDGSGPSLQTPPSLDDWPEITWEVGENVRRVNLDTVTPEDVKDWQPGETVLLSGKMLTGRDAAHKKMVDMIERGEELPVDLKGRFIYYVGPVDPVREEVVGPAGPTTATRMDKFTDTMLEKTGLTGMIGKAERGQVAIDAIKKHGAVYLMAVGGAAYLVSKAIKGAEVVAFEELGMEAIYEFEVEDMPVTVAVDSRGSSVHQTGPVEWHDKIIAAKAV
- the groL gene encoding chaperonin GroEL (60 kDa chaperone family; promotes refolding of misfolded polypeptides especially under stressful conditions; forms two stacked rings of heptamers to form a barrel-shaped 14mer; ends can be capped by GroES; misfolded proteins enter the barrel where they are refolded when GroES binds); this encodes MAAKDVKFGDSARKRMVAGVNILADAVKVTLGPKGRNVVLEKSFGAPTVTKDGVSVAKEIELKDKFENMGAQMVKEVASQANETAGDGTTTATVLAQSIVNEGIKAVTAGMNPMDLKRGIDKGTAEAVKAIREMAKPCDDSRMIAQVGTISANGDETIGKIIADAMERVGKEGVITVEEGRGLEDELDVVEGMQFDRGYLSPYFINNQDNMSAELDDPYILLVDKKISNIRELLPVLEAVAKAGKPLQIIAEDIEGEALATLVVNNMRGIVKVNAVKAPGFGDRRKEMLQDIAILTGGTVISEEVGLTLENTTLDDLGTAKRVNVTKENTTLIGGAGAQGDIEARVEQIRKQIEDSTSDYDKEKLQERVAKLAGGVAVIKVGAGSEVEMKEKKARVEDALHSTRAAVEEGIVAGGGVTLIRAIAALDKVDAINEEQKAGVNILRRAMEAPLRQIVFNAGGESSVVVAKVKEGEGSFGFNAATEQYGDMLEMGILDPAKVTRSSLQAAASVASLIITTEAMVADEPEDEKSGGMPDMGGMGGMGGMGGMM
- a CDS encoding SDR family oxidoreductase, with translation MKLQDSVIAITGGGQGLGRAMAEYLAAKGAKLALIDLMEDKLAEAADACQKAGGDAKTYVCNVAKEDDVEKTFQAIINDFGHLNGLVNNAGILRDGLMVKFKDGKLEKRMELAQWQSVIDVNLTGVFLCGREAATRMIENGDQGAIINIASISRAGNMGQSNYSAAKAGVSALVPVWAKELARYGIRCMGIAPGFIETEMTASMKPEALEKMTAGIPLKRMGKPEEIASAVAFIFENDYVSGRMIEVDGALRL
- a CDS encoding type II secretion system protein N, producing the protein MAGLAVHHQERLSRALANIILVALVLYLSISAAKLTWLYAWSDRPVPDVPAQLGGQPGAQNRVPQASIAGYEFFGRPEQQAGVAEVVRRSAPETGLRLRLEGVLIGQRPEDSGAIVAGSNGETEYYRVGETLPGNAELAEVESDRILIRRGGRYESLAFEEQLDSSVMVADAPVQAAESPDDFLAGARQQLDAEGAAALAAYGLRPADDSGASGYVYDGSNPMLNAVNLRQGDVITAINGQRLGDVEQDKSLLEDWRSQAQLDIEIERDGSILTVSYAIPEQWR
- the gspD gene encoding type II secretion system secretin GspD, which produces MYNHKTNVLRTLVFLLLLPILSVAQAQDETWRLNLKDADIRAFVTQVADITGYSFVVDPRVKGKVTVLSSAPMNKHEIYDLFLAVLNVHGFTAIPGEEVIKIIQQVDAKQSAEILDRFEVTPSEQLITRVIQIDNANALELVPILRPLVAKYGHLAGVAAANALIVSDHSSNIQRIEQIVRELDSPSKYEVEVIQLREAWVGDMVKLLQELAPDELRRGSGDSSARKYSVTADERSNRLILRGDETFRDKMRGLIRQLDQPSATGGATKVIRLKHADSKALTEILKGVMGEVVRESSTGSGSGGSGSSGSRSASFSVFADEGLNALVVRGEPSLMQEAEQIVAALDVRRAQVMIEAAIVEISDELGDQLGVQLAAGDESANAFPVMGTNLTSGEGMLGLNSVIGALVGDTLPQLGGGITVGAGQRDRDGLTWGILIQALSSSSAANLLSTPSIITLDNQESEIIVGQNVPFRTGQSTVTGDGTTNPFTTIERRDVGLSLKVTPTISADGLVRLVVEQTTEDISTTTVSGASDLITNKREIKTTVLADDGETVVLGGLIKDDFQVNKSKVPLLGDIPLLGRLFSSESETRIKRNLLVFLRPTIMLGKDESVAATTEKFNQLWDVNLEVREKLGLPAPEDQPSVDMLFQGRRE
- a CDS encoding MGMT family protein, with the translated sequence MDEFDKEPTKEQKIWQVVAAIPQGRVASYGQVAAMAGLGRQARFVGRALGKLPAGHSIPWHRVIRSNGQIAFPEGTETCQLQTEKLRLEGVEVYKGKVKMKDFQWQP
- a CDS encoding M48 family metallopeptidase → MANPGFFQRQAHARRNTGLLIVLFLTAVTLITLAVCLVGYLVTRSQTSVLPFHYWLTSSHGLTTALAVVLLIGVGSLVRWADLAGGGSRVAKMVGARPIEPDTNDPEERKLRNIVEEMAIASGVPVPDLYVMDNETSINAFVAGYTPGEAVMVVTHGALTHLTRDELQGVVGHEFSHILNGDMRINVRLIALLAGILMLGQIGQFLLRAGFYSGGRSRNRDGRAQAAMGLIGLALMIIGYVGVFFGRLIQAAVSRQREMLADASSVQFTRNPEGIGSALFKIGMKGGYLDTTSHASDMNHMCFGESARMKFSTLLASHPPINERINAIQPGMLARLRSRLRDTEPSQKLRQDTTRPAGKAGLNDLVNQVVAPARGRGSSSPLRSSLAPDTPQLAEKLSTRVGTVSAQSEAFAVQLLEQLPSTFRNLLYTRAGAIQLCYALLIFDLSPSIQKQRLALLTEHPLLGAQPDLLDKMLPALARLGETARFPVLELAMPALRKLDPDERDALLENVQKLVAADNRVSLFELALTTFLNRHLGLGAEQVVPVKYRNYRQVMPALRRLLSLFARAGTDTPEDADKLYLEAMAGFGTGQEESRAGKVSMRELREALEILNRLSPLLKPAVIDACGYCVTHDGKVDVREYELMRLVADQLDCPMPPL
- the groES gene encoding co-chaperone GroES; translated protein: MKIRPLHDRVVVRRKEEEEKTAGGIVLPGNAKEKPSQGEVVAVGNGRILDNGETRALAVKVGDTVVFGQYAGNTVKVDGEELLIMSESEIYGVLE